GGTGTGGGACGAGGCAAAACTCAGCGTAAGCGCCGCTGGGCACCCACGCCATCACCCGCTGTCCTACCTGCCAACTCGTCACGCCTTCACCGACCGATTCAACGACCCCTGCCACCTCAATGCCCGGAATGTAAGGCTCTTCGGGCGGAACGGGCACCCATCCCCGCCGGCGCATTGTGTCCACATAGTTGACGCCGACGGCGGTCACCCGCACCAGCAAATGCCCGGGCTTGACGGCGGGCTTGGGCACCTCCTGCAACCGCAGCACTTCTGGACCACCCGTGCCCACTTGCACGATCGCCCGCATCGTTTCCGCCATGGTCTTCCGCCTCCTTTTTGCGGCATTGGCAGGGACATGCGTCACATCCGTAAAACATCGCACAAAGAGCGGGCTCCTACCCTGACACAAGTGGTCTTGGCGGTGCGCGAGGATTCGCTACCGCTTCCGAACACTCACCGCTGGGCGTCTAAGATCAGGTGCAGGTGCCCGTGCCAGTTCCACAGTTCCATGCGGAACTTTTGTCCCTGCAGCCGATAAGCAAACCGTCCGCCTTGCGCGACGGGTCGGACCGCGTCCCCCGCGTAGGCGAGGACCAACGCGTCCACGCCGCCTTGCGCTTCCAGCGCCTGCCGGAACTCCCGCGCCCAGTCGGGCGCCAGCACGCCCAACCGCTCGTCAATCAGCCGCTGCACCAACCGTTTTTGTCCCTCAGTCAGCGCCCGCACGGGCAACCCAGTGAACTCGGCGCGAACGCCCCGGAAAGCATCTGGGCGGCTTTGCGGGTCATGGGCTTGGCGGCGTTGCCCGTCTGTCAGTTGGTTCCACAGTTGCACCGCCAATGCTTCCTCAGCGTCCCACAGCCAATCGTGGGAGTTGTTCAGGTGCGGGTTAGAGCCCAACACGATAGGACCAAGCCATTTATCGCCTCGGCTGCGCAGCAGGGTCAGGTGGTGCCCGGCGATGCGAACGGCAAACGGTTCACCTCGTGGGTCGCCAAAAAAGGTCAGGGTGTAACTGCCCATGCCCTTCGGCTCAGGCACCTGTTGCTCCTGCTGCATTAACGCCAGCACCTTGTCCGCACCTTTGGGGCTGCACAGCGCCCGCACCAGTTGCACGACCAATTCCCCTTGCTGCCGGTTGGTCAGCATCCCAATAAGCAGCCCCGGGCGCGGACCGCCTGGTAACCGAATTTCCCGCCGATACGGAGCGTCAAAGGGCTGCAAGGCTTGGCGGCGTTGCTCAGCCGTCAACGCTTCCCAAATTGCCAACGCCGCATGTTGCCACTTCGGCAGCCCCAACGGCGCTGGTGTCAATCGGCTTGCGCCGACCAGACCGATGACACCTGCTACCAACAAGATGCCCATTGCCCTGACGAAACACCGTCGCATTGTCTGTCCCCCCTCTGTCACAGCGCCAGTTTGCCCTCGGTATAAAGTCGGCTGAAAACGTCCAGCGTTTCGCGGAATCCCTCTTCAACGGGTGTCAGCGAGAGTGGTCCGACATCGCGTTGCAATGCGCTGTCGTCAAACTCCGCCAAGATGGGCAAGGGCGTCGGGTCAAAGGAAATCAAGTCGCGGGCGTCAGGCACAAGGCGTGCCATCGCTTGCACGATGTCCGCCACGCTCATCGGCGTCCCCCGCAAGTTGTAAACTCGCGCGCCATCCAAGTCGGCAAGGGCGCAGCGAACGAAGGCTTCGGCGACATCGGCGGCATATTGCAAGTCCACGACGCCGCCGAACCGAATGCGAAACGGTTGGCGCAGGACAAGGGCTTTCAGCGCCGTCGTAATGTCCGCCGTCACACCCACATCGCGCCCGAAGCCGTAAACCGTGTGGGGACGCAGCCCTGCGCTGGCGATACCGTGCTCGTGCCAATAGGCGTTGGCACACAACTCGTTGCACACCTTGAACGCCCCGTAATGCGTCGTCGGTTTGAGCGGCACCTCTTCGCCGACGGGTTTTTGCGGATATATCTCGGGCGGTCCGAACACGGCAGCCGAACTGGCGTAGACGATGCGCCGGATAGAGGGCTGAAGCTGCCGCGCCAACTCAAACAAGCGCAAAGTCCCGATGACATTGACCATTGCCCCTCCGATAGGGTCACGCCGACATTGCGGGATTTGCCACGCCGCCAAGTGGATGATGCGGTCAACACCGTAACGCTCCACGACCGCCGACAAAAATTGCGGTTGCGTCAGGTCGTCTTCCACAAAGGGCAACTCTTCCCAATCGGGCATCAACACCTGTAGGCGCGTCGGGTCGCGCCGCACATCCGTCAGCACGACAGCAACATCCCGTTCCCGCAACTTTTTCGTGACCCACGCCCCGATGAACCCGCAAGCACCCGTGACCAAAACTGCCATCCCAAGTCACGCCCCTCAATCGTGGCAGGTTGCCGTCCTTTGGGCGTTGCGACGCGACCCTTGCGCCCACCCCGCAATTACATCCGCCCGAAAAACGGCTCATCTTTACGCCGATACTGGTAGGCGACCTCTTCGTTCAACTCAATGCCCAGCCCGGGCTTGTCGTCGCGTAACTCAATGTGCCCGTCGCAGATTATCGGACCGTCCCAACCCAGCGCCAACTCCGCCCAGAAGGGCACATCAACGCCGTGATGTTCCAGCACCAAAAAGTTGGAGATGGCAGCGCACAAGTGCGCCGACGCCATCGTGCCAATAGGGCTGGAAATGTTGTGCGGGGCAACGGGCACCGTGAAAGTTTCCGCCAGATCGGCGATGCGTTTACCCTCCAGCAGCCCCGTCTTTTGAAAGTCGGGCGCAACGATGTGCACGCCCCCACGCACGATCAAGTCGTGGAACTGCTGTCGTGTGTAGTGGTTTTCACCTGTCGCAATGGGCACGGGCGAAAAGTCTGTCACGCGTTCCAACGCTTCCACGCTGTCAGGGGGCGTCGGGTCCTCCAACCAGAGCAACCGATAAGGTGCGACGGCTTCTGCCAGGCGGATAGCGCTTTCCGCTGAAAACCGCCAATGGCAATCAATGGCGATGTCCGTGTCGTCGCCGACTGCCTCCCGCACCGCCGCCACCAAACCCGCCATCAGGTCAATTTCGCGGTTGTCCAAGCACCGATTGAACTGGTCACGGGCGTAAGGGTTGGGGATGTCCACATCAAACTTGAGCGCCGTGTAGCCCAGCCCTTTGACTTGTTGTGCCCGATGGGCATACGCCATCGGGTCGGGCAGTGCCGCTGCCTCTTCGCCCCGACCGCCATGGGCTTTCAGGTGGATTTCGTAAAAATGCACCGTTTCGCCCGTTTCGCTCATCCACCAAGGGATGCGGGGCGTGCAAATCGCCGACAAACTGGCGAGCCCCTCACCGGCATGACAATCGGCGTAAATGCGTATGCGGGTGCGAAACGCCCCACCAAACAGCCGGAACAGCGGCACACCTAGCCATTTGCCCATGATGTCCCACAGCGCCGTTTCAATGCCGGCGATGGCGTGAAAGATCGTGCCGCCGACGGGACCCGCCGTGACGCCTGCTTCCCGCAACTGCCGGCACAACTTGTCAATGTCACGGCAATCGCGCCCAACCAGCAACGGTTTGAGTTCGTGGACGGTGCGGGTCAAGCCCGGCGCAAAAAAGCACTCGCCGTAACCGACAATGCCGTCGTCGGTGACGACCTTGACGATCGTCCAATCGTAGTTGGCTTCAATGACAGCGGTTTGGATGTCTGCGATGCGCGGCATACGGCTGCCACCTCCGTTCAGCCAGTTTGCTGCTGCCAGATCAATGCCAACCCCAGCAGTGTCAGGTCAGGGTTGATGGCGTCAACGACACCCGTCATGGGAGCGATCAGCGGCGCCAGTCCACCCGTCGCGATGACTTGGGCGTCACCGCCCAACTCACCCTTGAACCGCTGCACCAACTCCTTGACCAAGCCGACATAACCGAACACGATGCCCGACTGGATGCTTTGGGGCGTCGTTTGTCCGATCGCCTGAGGTGGTGGGCTCAAGGCGACGCGGGGCAATTGCGCGGTGCGCTGGAACAAGGCTTCCGCTGCCGTCATGATGCCCGGAGCGATGGCGCCGCCCAGGTAGGTGCCATCGGCGGCGATGGCGTCAAAGGTCGTCGCCGTCCCGAAATCCACGATGATGCCCGGAGCGCCGTAAAAATGCAAGGCGGCAACAGCGTTAACCAACCGGTCGGCACCGACGGCTTCCGGCGGGCGGTAAGCGTTGCGGACGCCCAAATCCATCGCGCCCGTGACGACCAGCGGTTCCACTTGAAAAAACCGCTGCGCCATTTCCGCCAGGGTCACCGTGAGGGGCGGCACAACACTGCACATCGCTACCGCTCGCACACCGCTGAGGTCGGTGCCGCACCACGCCAAAAAATCCCGCACGGCGCCGAAATGCTCCTCAGCGGTGCGCCCGATCTCCGTTCGCACCCGCCAAGTGCCTGCCAAGCGTGGGCACCGTGCACCCGACGCGGGACAGGGCACCGTCTGGCTCAGGTCAAACAACCCCAGCGTGATATTGGTGTTGCCGATGTCGGCAGCCAACAGCCACATCGCGACCGCGCCACCCCTTTGCCATCAGCCAAGCGCAACGGCAGCACCGAGTCCTTACCGCACGGGCAAGGCTTCGTCCACTTCCGCCCGTCGTTCCATTAGCTCCCGCAGTTCGGGCGGTAGGGCGAACTGCACAAACTCGTCGGTGATACGCAACTCGGTCACCTCCGTCGCGCCCAACCCTTGCAAGTGCTTGACGACCTGCTCCACAAGGATTTCGGGCGCCGACGCGCCGGAAGTGACACCGACAATTTCCGCATCGCGCAGCCAAGCGGGGTCAATATGGTCGGGACCGTCAATTAAATAGGCGGGACACCCGTGGGCAACGGCGACCTCGCGAAGCCGTTGGCTGTTGGAACTGTTCTGCGAGCCGATGACCAAGATGACATCCACCTGTTTTGCCAGCGCCTTG
This sequence is a window from bacterium HR17. Protein-coding genes within it:
- the galE1_1 gene encoding UDP-glucose 4-epimerase is translated as MAVLVTGACGFIGAWVTKKLRERDVAVVLTDVRRDPTRLQVLMPDWEELPFVEDDLTQPQFLSAVVERYGVDRIIHLAAWQIPQCRRDPIGGAMVNVIGTLRLFELARQLQPSIRRIVYASSAAVFGPPEIYPQKPVGEEVPLKPTTHYGAFKVCNELCANAYWHEHGIASAGLRPHTVYGFGRDVGVTADITTALKALVLRQPFRIRFGGVVDLQYAADVAEAFVRCALADLDGARVYNLRGTPMSVADIVQAMARLVPDARDLISFDPTPLPILAEFDDSALQRDVGPLSLTPVEEGFRETLDVFSRLYTEGKLAL
- the dgoD_1 gene encoding D-galactonate dehydratase, coding for MPRIADIQTAVIEANYDWTIVKVVTDDGIVGYGECFFAPGLTRTVHELKPLLVGRDCRDIDKLCRQLREAGVTAGPVGGTIFHAIAGIETALWDIMGKWLGVPLFRLFGGAFRTRIRIYADCHAGEGLASLSAICTPRIPWWMSETGETVHFYEIHLKAHGGRGEEAAALPDPMAYAHRAQQVKGLGYTALKFDVDIPNPYARDQFNRCLDNREIDLMAGLVAAVREAVGDDTDIAIDCHWRFSAESAIRLAEAVAPYRLLWLEDPTPPDSVEALERVTDFSPVPIATGENHYTRQQFHDLIVRGGVHIVAPDFQKTGLLEGKRIADLAETFTVPVAPHNISSPIGTMASAHLCAAISNFLVLEHHGVDVPFWAELALGWDGPIICDGHIELRDDKPGLGIELNEEVAYQYRRKDEPFFGRM
- the coaX gene encoding Type III pantothenate kinase, which gives rise to MWLLAADIGNTNITLGLFDLSQTVPCPASGARCPRLAGTWRVRTEIGRTAEEHFGAVRDFLAWCGTDLSGVRAVAMCSVVPPLTVTLAEMAQRFFQVEPLVVTGAMDLGVRNAYRPPEAVGADRLVNAVAALHFYGAPGIIVDFGTATTFDAIAADGTYLGGAIAPGIMTAAEALFQRTAQLPRVALSPPPQAIGQTTPQSIQSGIVFGYVGLVKELVQRFKGELGGDAQVIATGGLAPLIAPMTGVVDAINPDLTLLGLALIWQQQTG